A window of Oncorhynchus tshawytscha isolate Ot180627B linkage group LG10, Otsh_v2.0, whole genome shotgun sequence contains these coding sequences:
- the gng12a gene encoding guanine nucleotide-binding protein G(I)/G(S)/G(O) subunit gamma-12a, with protein sequence MSSKMPSSNNIAQARRTVQQLRIEASIERIKVSKASADLMHYCGEHAKYDPLLMGIPASENPFKDKKPCTIL encoded by the exons ATGTCATCGAAGATGCCAAGCTCTAACAACATAGCCCAAGCCAGGAGGACAGTACAACAGCTGAGGATAGAGGCCAGTATTGAGAGGATAAAG gtatCCAAAGCCTCTGCGGACCTCATGCACTACTGTGGCGAACACGCCAAGTACGACCCTCTGCTCATGGGCATACCTGCCTCAGAGAACCCCTTCAAGGACAAAAAGCCCTGCACTATATTGTAG